A window of Nocardiopsis sp. Huas11 genomic DNA:
TGGCGGGCGAACCAGTGGTCCTCGGTGGTACCGGACAGGTCGGCCACGCAGTCGAAACCGGTCAGCCGCCGATAGCCTCGCACCCGGCGCAGCGGACCGCCCTGGAAGAACAGACCGCCGTAGAGGCGCTCACCCGGGTCCAGCGGGACGTCGGCGTCCGGGACGGTGGCGAGGGTGAGGGTGCGTTCCCTGGACGCCTCGGCCTTGGCCTCGTACACGGCGGAGAAGTGGTCCACCGCGAACCCGGTCGCCGAGCTTCGCAGGACCGTGCGCACCGTGCCGTCCGGCCGCGCCAGGGCGGCCACGCGCAGCACCGTGTCGTCGTCCCCGACCACCACCGGGGCGGAGAACTCCACCTCCGACAGCGCGGCGGGGCGGTCGTCGTCGAGCAGGACCGATGCCGCCTGGGCCATGGCCTCGATCCCCATCACCGCGGGGAGCAGGCGGTCCCCCTCGAAGGCGTGGTGGTCGAGGTAGGGGTCGGTCGCCGCGGACAGGGAGACGTCGGCCACCAGCTCCACACCGGGGACCAGGCGCCGCACGCGCTCCAGGAAGCGGAGCATGGGCACGTCCCGTTCTTCGGTGAGCAGCGTGGGCGCGTCACCGTACCGGCCGGTCACCACCAGTCTGTCGGCGGCGTCCGGGGCGGCGAGCAGTCGGTACATCAGGTCCAGGCCGGCGTCCAGGGGGATCGGGTCGATCCCCCGCCGAACGAGGGCGTCCAGGCTCCCCAACCGCTCGCCCATCCCGGCACCGGACCACACCGACCAGTCCAGGGTCAGCGCCCGCCCCTCGGGCAGGGCGGCGCCGATGCGCGAGGTGACGCGCCCCAGCCACTCGTTGGCCAGGGCGTAGTGCGCCTCGCCGGGCAGGCCCGTACGCGCGATCAGGGAGCCGAAGGAGACGAACCACCGCAGTGCCGCCGGATCCAGGGCCGCCGCCACGTTGCGGGCCCCCTCGACCTTGGGCGCCACCGCGCGTTCCAGCCGGTCCCGGTCCAGCTCCTCCAACGCGGCGGGCTCATTGGTCCCGGCCGCGTGCAGGACCCCGGTCACCGGCCCGGTCTCCCGTACGACCCCTGCCAGCGCGCCGCGCACCGCGTCGGCGTCCAGGACGTCGGCGCGCAGGTAGGAGAAGTGGACGCCGTCGGCCGAGAGGCGTTCGAGATTGGCCGAGAGTTCGGTGTCCTCGGAGGGGTCGGAGCGGCCCATCAGGACGATCCGTGCCCCGGTGCGCCGGGCGATCTCGCGGGCGCACTCGGCGCCGATCCCCTTGCCGCCCCCGGTGACGAGGACGACGTCGTCCGGTCCGAACGGAGCCTGCTCGCTCGGCGGCTCGACCAGGGGGCGGTGGCGCATCCGGGGCTCGCTGCGGTGGCCGTCGGTGCGGTAGCGGCATTCCCGATGGCCACCGAACGCTGCCAGGAGCGCGGTCTCGGCCGTGACGTGCCCGGCAGCCGCGGGGTCGGTGTCGGTGACCGTCACCACCGCCGTGGGCAGCCCTCGTTCGAGGTGGACACTGCGGGCGAACCCCGCGGCCGTGGCGTGGTCCGGCCCGGAGTCGTCCTGGACCACCACCAGGCGTTCGGCCCCGGACAGGGCGCCGACGGCCCGTGCGACCAGGTCGAGCCCCTCGTGGTGGCCGCCGGGGCCGCCCGGGCGCAGGACGACCGTCCCGTCGCCGAGGTCGCACTCGGCCAGCGCGGCGGCGAGCCCGTCACCGGGCGCCGCGACCACTGTGGCACGGCCGGTGGGGACCCCCTCGGGGACGGGGCCGAGGGGGCGTTCGACGTCCTCCACGGTGAACACGCGCGCCCAGCCCTCCACGCCGGGCACGGTGTCCTGCGTCTCGGACGCGGCGGCGGTCCCCGCGCCGTTGGACAGCAGTTCGGCGATCTCGGCGACCGTGGCCGCGGAGTACTCGGTCAGGTGGGAGGGGACCGGCAGGTCCAGGCGCCGGGCCGCCTCCGCGATCAGCTGGGCCACCGCGATGGAGTTCATGTGCAGGTCGGCGCGCAGGCCGGTGCCGGGGCCGACCGAGTCGAGCGGGAGCTCCACGCGTTCGGCGACGAGCGCGCGAACGGCCGCCACGGCGTCGGTCTGCTCCCCGGAGGCGTCGGCGCCGACCGGGACCGGCGCTCCGGCGGTCCGCGCGGAGGCGGTGTGCTCCGGCTCGGGCGCGGCGGCGGCCGGAGCCGTCTCGCACGGGTTGGCCAGGAACACGGGTCGGCGGTCCGGGTCCAGCGGGCGGGTGAACCGGTCCTGGTGCAGGGCCGCCGTGCGCACCGGTCGGCCCAGGGCCCAGGCGGCGGCCGCCGCGGAGAGCAGCCCGCTCAGCGCGGGCGAGCCGGCGCGCACGGCGAACGCCGTCCGGCCCTGGGCGGCGGCCAGGCCCGCGAGGATGCCGTCGGGCCCGGCCTCCACCCACACGTCCACGTCGCCGGCGGCCGCCAGCGCGTCGGAGAACAGGACCGGGTCGGTGACCTGGCGGACCAGGTGCTCGCGCAGGTCGGTGCGGGCGGCCAGCGGGCCGCCCGTGACCGTGGAGGCCACGAAGCGTCGGGGCGGGCCGAGGCGGGTGCGCTCCAGTGCCGCGCGGAAGGCCGGTACGGCCGGTTCGACCAGGGGGGAGTGGAAGGCGCGGGCGACCGGCAGGCGACGGCCGCCCAGGTCGCGCACCACCCGCTCGACGGCGTCCTCGGTACCCGAGACGACCGTCTCCTCCGGGCCGTTGACGCACGCGACCACGGCGCCCTCGGGCAGGAGGCCGCGAACGGCCCGCGCGGAGCGCGCCACCGCGGCCATGGCGCCCCGCTCGCCTTTCGAAGCCGCCATGGCCGTGCCGCGCGCCGCGACCAGGTCGAGCAGCGCGGACGCGTCGAGGGCGCCGGCCCAGTGCAGCGCGGTCAGCTCGCCCAGGCTGTGGCCCAGGCCGACGTCGGCGTGGACGCCCAGGGCGTCGAGGGCGCGCAGGCTCGCCACGGAGGCCGCCGCGATGCGCGGCTGGGCGACCGAGGTGTCGAGGGCCGGATCGCCCTCGGGAAGGGCGAGTCCGTCGAGGAATCGGCCGATCTCGGCGAAGCGCCGGGCCAGCAGACCGCCTCCGGAACCGACGGAAGCGGCCTGCCCGGAGAACAGGAACCCGATCCGGGGCCCGGGCCCCGTGCCGACCGGGGGAGCGGTGAACACGCGGGGGCCGAGCACCCGCTCGCCGACCGCGGCGGCGGCCT
This region includes:
- a CDS encoding type I polyketide synthase; the protein is MTGIAIVGMACAYGGAATPTTLWENSVAGRASFRRIPAERLSLADYGSDTGADPDRITVTHASVLEDYAFDRAAFGVAGSTYRATDLTHWLALDVAGRALADAGLDPAGAMSGADAEETAVLVGNTLAGEFTRANVLRTRWPYVRRVVADLLRDRGMDDPDLLEELRARFVAPFPEPDGDTLAGGLSNTIAGRICSHYGFGGGGYTVDGACASSLLAVVHGCREIAEGRARMVLAGGVDLSLDPFELVGFSRAGALARDRMRVFDRRSTGFLPGEGSGMVVLMALEEALARGLRPYAVLRGWGVSSDGSAAITRPESGGQLLALERAYRIAGFSPRTVGYFEAHGTGTAIGDAAEAAALSALVGAPEPGRPRPVLGSVKALIGHTKAAAGVAGLIKAALAVHTQVLPPTSGCEQPIGALVGPDARLRTTTEPEAWCGDHPPRAGVSSMGFGGINAHLVLEGTAAHRRTGLDRRTARLGAAGQDAELWVFADGSPADLRERLERAAELAVTLTFAQQSDLAASLARDPGQGPWRAAVVAPAGAGLPALLREAAAAVGERVLGPRVFTAPPVGTGPGPRIGFLFSGQAASVGSGGGLLARRFAEIGRFLDGLALPEGDPALDTSVAQPRIAAASVASLRALDALGVHADVGLGHSLGELTALHWAGALDASALLDLVAARGTAMAASKGERGAMAAVARSARAVRGLLPEGAVVACVNGPEETVVSGTEDAVERVVRDLGGRRLPVARAFHSPLVEPAVPAFRAALERTRLGPPRRFVASTVTGGPLAARTDLREHLVRQVTDPVLFSDALAAAGDVDVWVEAGPDGILAGLAAAQGRTAFAVRAGSPALSGLLSAAAAAWALGRPVRTAALHQDRFTRPLDPDRRPVFLANPCETAPAAAAPEPEHTASARTAGAPVPVGADASGEQTDAVAAVRALVAERVELPLDSVGPGTGLRADLHMNSIAVAQLIAEAARRLDLPVPSHLTEYSAATVAEIAELLSNGAGTAAASETQDTVPGVEGWARVFTVEDVERPLGPVPEGVPTGRATVVAAPGDGLAAALAECDLGDGTVVLRPGGPGGHHEGLDLVARAVGALSGAERLVVVQDDSGPDHATAAGFARSVHLERGLPTAVVTVTDTDPAAAGHVTAETALLAAFGGHRECRYRTDGHRSEPRMRHRPLVEPPSEQAPFGPDDVVLVTGGGKGIGAECAREIARRTGARIVLMGRSDPSEDTELSANLERLSADGVHFSYLRADVLDADAVRGALAGVVRETGPVTGVLHAAGTNEPAALEELDRDRLERAVAPKVEGARNVAAALDPAALRWFVSFGSLIARTGLPGEAHYALANEWLGRVTSRIGAALPEGRALTLDWSVWSGAGMGERLGSLDALVRRGIDPIPLDAGLDLMYRLLAAPDAADRLVVTGRYGDAPTLLTEERDVPMLRFLERVRRLVPGVELVADVSLSAATDPYLDHHAFEGDRLLPAVMGIEAMAQAASVLLDDDRPAALSEVEFSAPVVVGDDDTVLRVAALARPDGTVRTVLRSSATGFAVDHFSAVYEAKAEASRERTLTLATVPDADVPLDPGERLYGGLFFQGGPLRRVRGYRRLTGFDCVADLSGTTEDHWFARHLPQRLLMGDAGRRDAAIHALQASLPGHRLLPVGVERVTVFDTEACDAVLHARERWAADGEHVFDMEAVDDRGTVLERWEGLRLRMMGPGPRPMGPELLAPYVERRGRDLIGVTDLRAAVESGDTPIRRRARAVHRLLGVGVTVRGRPDGRPELSSGDHVSVTHCGPFTLVATGSEPVGVDLVRLDEVPDDPGGLIGDEGGALVAAVAEARPDAGPQYLAAVVWAAREAARKCAGRPGGPLVLGHCDGPWTVFAAGNLTVAVLRDGDHVVALAGGPAGGGGHA